The genomic DNA TATGCGTTCCTGTTATTGTCAGCGATTACATTGAGCTGCCTTTTGAAGATGTGATAGACTATAGAAAGATTGCCATTTTCGTTGATTCCACCACTGCAACTAAACCTGGACACTTGGCCAAGTTGCTGAGAAAAGTCAGGCCGGAGAGGATTTTGAAGTTCCAAAAGGAGTTGCTAAAGGTATATTTCAATAGATTAGCTTCACCTTGCATGCTGAATAAGTCCTTGAAACTGGAGATCAAATTAAGATTATTTGCAGGACCAGTTGGAATATTAAAAACTGGTGCTTAACACTTAATTTACCTGCTGTAGCGGTTAGTGAGCAAGGACTGAGTTCAGGAAAACACATGCTGCGTGTGTAAATCGAATGAGCTTTGCATGTGATTCCAATGTCAATCGAATGAGTTTACTTTTAGGTTGAGCATAAGGCTGCATATTACTTTTCTCAGTTATGGAAATTCATCATGGTAGTTGGATTATTATCCTTATAAACAAGCTTTTTACACTCCACTTTCTTCTTTTATCGAAGTAGTGCTTCTACTTACGAGGCTGCACTTGCTCGATCATTGAGTCTCACTAAGCTCTTTCATCGTATTCAGGTAAAGAGGTACTTCGAGTATGAAGATCCAAATGGGACTGTGAAAGAAATCTGGCGGCAGGTTTCTCAAAAGCTGCCTCTTATAAAAACTTATGAGTAACCGTGACCAAAGGATTGTGCTGCGTGATCTGACTGAGCCTGACTGTTCGTGTATCTACTCAAACCTGACTGGTGTACGCACAACTCTATGATGTTACTCGGGGTTCATTTTGCAGATTAGAAGCAAACTTGGTGTCGAATTCCATTTTACGTTGGAGGAGTTGCTAGTTTTAGGGATTCGGTATTCATATATTCTTGATAAGGACTTGGTTGTTGTCATTGATCTTGTGATGTAACTAGAAGAGATCAGTTTGTACATTATTACACAGAAAACCATAGCTACCAAAATGATTGAATATGTTTAACTTATCTTAGCAATATTggattagaaaataaaatacctAAACCTAAACATTGGTGTTTGTAGGTAGCTTTTGTGGTTGATTTTCTTTTCAATCAAATGAGGAAATAGACAACTAAGGCACTTCTTCACTTTCATATTTGCTTGATATTTGACCCTAATTTGCAGCCATCAATGGCTGTGGAAGATCTTCATTTGACCCCAAATTCTATCAATGGTtagcatcttcttcttcttcttcttcttcttcacagaACTTGGAGTAGTGTTCAGGGTCCATCAAGGTTTTCACTTCTTCACCGTTGGCTATCTCTACCTTCACGATCCATCCCTTCTCATAAGGGCTCGCGTTCATCTGATCCAAGGACGGGGAAGATCATAAGACATGACATgactattttcaaattttataagaACAAGAAAACATCCCAAACTCATAACTAAGACGAGCTAATCCATCTATGATCTCAGATCACGAAAGTGTATGTGAATGAACTCCACAAGCAGAGAGACGTGACATGAAATGCAGCCGAACTTGAGTCAACAATGAGTTTGACGACTAAAACTCACCAATCCAGGAGAGCCGGTGAGCTCTGTGTTGACCTCAACCACTCTACCCGAGATGGGAGAGTTGACATCGCTCGTTGATTTCATGCTTTCAACGGTAGCAAAACTCGTTCCCTGTTTTAGTTGAGCTCCCTCGTCGGGCAGTTGGACAAATATGACATTGCCCAAATGGTGTAGGGCATGATCACTAATGCCTATAGTAACACAATTACCTTCAACTTTCACCCATTCATGAGATGAGCCATACTTTAGATCATCCCTCACTGCCACACAAACCACATTGATGATCATTATAAATCTTAAACACCCAAAACCATTACATTTCTTGATTCACTAATTGGGAATATCTAAGCTGGTTTCCTAGTTAATTTCTTGATTGGCTATAATACAATTACTCTCTAAATTCTACAGTCCAAAGATTCCATCATTCCATATCAGCTAAGCTAAGTGTAATCAAGAATTTAGAAGGAATTTACAACTCCATAAACCCCTTATAAACAATCCCAATTACAAATATCAATCATTCAACACACTTGTGATGGAAAAACAACAATCACCCACAAACATATTATCACAGATAAACACAAAAATTAGGGGCATCAACTGCAAATTTTGACATACCAGTGGCAAAGCCTCTATTTTGAGCGGAGATTTTAAGGTATGAAGCGAGCCTTGTCGCCCACGATTTCGAAGCCATGTTTTTACATTCACTAAAGATCGAT from Salvia splendens isolate huo1 unplaced genomic scaffold, SspV2 ctg767, whole genome shotgun sequence includes the following:
- the LOC121791285 gene encoding glycine cleavage system H protein 2, mitochondrial-like, translating into MASKSWATRLASYLKISAQNRGFATVRDDLKYGSSHEWVKVEGNCVTIGISDHALHHLGNVIFVQLPDEGAQLKQGTSFATVESMKSTSDVNSPISGRVVEVNTELTGSPGLMNASPYEKGWIVKVEIANGEEVKTLMDPEHYSKFCEEEEEEEEDANH